The proteins below come from a single Benincasa hispida cultivar B227 chromosome 4, ASM972705v1, whole genome shotgun sequence genomic window:
- the LOC120075603 gene encoding F-box/kelch-repeat protein At1g67480 has protein sequence MPGFISGKKRFTEANMCIINTVKQNSVSLSKNDTGFTSQFHDESLLPGLPDDVAKLCLALVPRSSHPSMAGVCKNWRSFIKGKEFITERKLAGAVEEWVYFLTMDAERKECHWEVFDCVEHKFRMLPPMPGAVKAGFEVVVLNGKLLVIAGYSIADGPDSVSSDVYQYDSCLNRWSKLANLNIARYDFACAAVDGIVYVVGGYGVEGDNLSSAEVYDPETDKWTLIESLRRPRSGCFACGFDGKLYVMGGRSSFTIGNSKFVDVYNPKRHSWCEMKNGCVMVTAHAVVGKKLFCMEWKNQRKLAMFDPEDNSWKMVPVPLTGSSSIGFRFGILDGKLLLFSLKNEPEYRTLLYDPNATPGSEWKTSDIKPSGLCLCSVTIKV, from the exons ATGCCTGGATTCATTTCTGGAAAGAAGAGGTTCACAGAAGCAAACATGTGCATCATCAACACTGTTAAACAGAATTCAGTTAGTCTTTCAAAAAACGATACTGGATTTACTTCTCAGTTTCATGATGAGTCTCTCCTTCCTGGCTTACCTGATGATGTAGCAAAACTGTGTCTTGCCCTTGTACCTCGTTCTAGCCATCCATCTATGGCTGGTGTTTGCAAGAATTGGAGGTCATTCATTAAAGGCAAGGAATTCATAACTGAGAGGAAATTAGCTGGTGCAGTTGAGGAGTGGGTGTACTTCTTGACTATGGATGCTGAAAGGAAGGAATGCCACTGGGAAGTGTTTGATTGTGTGGAACATAAATTCCGAATGCTTCCACCAATGCCTGGGGCAGTGAAGGCTGGTTTTGAAGTGGTTGTTCTGAATGGGAAGCTACTTGTCATAGCTGGTTATTCAATTGCCGATGGGCCTGATTCTGTCTCATCAGACGTTTATCAATATGATTCTTGCCTTAATAG GTGGAGCAAACTGGCCAATTTAAATATAGCTCGATATGATTTTGCTTGTGCCGCTGTTGATGGCATTGTCTATGTAGTTGGAGGCTATGGGGTAGAAGGCGACAATCTATCGAGTGCTGAAGTTTATGACCCCGAAACTGACAAGTGGACTCTAATTGAAAGCCTCCGCCGCCCTCGATCAGGCTGTTTTGCATGTGGATTCGATGGTAAGCTGTATGTCATGGGTGGAAGGTCAAGCTTCACAATTGGAAACTCGAAGTTCGTGGACGTGTACAATCCCAAGAGGCATAGTTGGTGTGAGATGAAAAATGGTTGTGTAATGGTCACTGCTCATGCTGTGGTAGGTAAGAAACTCTTCTGTATGGAATGGAAGAACCAACGGAAGCTAGCTATGTTCGATCCAGAGGATAATTCATGGAAGATGGTACCAGTTCCATTAACTGGTAGCTCAAGCATTGGATTTCGATTTGGCATACTGGATGGGAAGCTACTGCTCTTTTCGTTGAAGAACGAACCTGAATACCGTACTTTGTTGTACGATCCAAATGCAACACCAGGTTCAGAATGGAAAACCTCAGACATAAAACCATCTGGCTTGTGCTTGTGCAGTGTGACCATCAAGGTTTGA